The proteins below come from a single Cetobacterium somerae ATCC BAA-474 genomic window:
- the topA gene encoding type I DNA topoisomerase, which produces MYIEKKLGVKIVAKKNLVIVESPAKAKTIEKILGNNFHVTASFGHVRDLPKSKIGVDVQDDFKPSYSTIRGKGDVIKTLKDLAKKSDKVYLASDPDREGEAIAWHIAQTLKLDENEANRIEFNEITNGAIREAIKNPRKVDIDRVNAQQARRILDRLVGYEISPLLWKSISSNTSAGRVQSVALKLVCDLEDKIKKFIPEKFWDIKGEFENKMNLSLYKIEGKRFERVTDEDIVKNVQLTLNSEYAVINSKVTKKSKNPPLPLKTSTLQQLSSSYLGFSASKTMSVAQGLYEGISIDGNQKGLITYMRTDSTRISDEAKEMAKSYIVETFGKEYLGKEGVKKKKDEKIQDAHEAVRPTDIYLEPDKIKKDLAPDQYKLYKLIWERFMISQLAPMQYEQFEIILENGDYQFRGTLNKIIFDGYYKVFKDEEELPLGEFPTINEGDFLKLNKLHIKEDWTKAPSRLTESSLVKKLEADGIGRPSTYASIIETLKKREYVVIEGKSFIPTELGYEIKTILEKNFKDIMDVKFTASLEDGLDLVEEGERDWIEILKDFYSKLSKDLELYKIKVEEESSRIITSDVPCPCGSGNMIMKNGRFGRYLCCTDENCKEKYSLKGIEIPLEDIKNGNIKVKELLEEQLRVKQGKLTDVFLSNGSRLLLKLGRFGSYLESENFKEDNERVSLPGEVKKLLMNGSIEEKDGIVQLKWIMDKIQKEEEEILKNAGNCEKCGRPFKIGRGRWGKFLACTGYPDCKNIKKLEKDKKE; this is translated from the coding sequence ATGTATATAGAGAAAAAATTAGGGGTGAAAATAGTGGCGAAAAAAAATTTAGTAATAGTGGAATCACCTGCAAAAGCGAAGACTATTGAAAAAATATTGGGGAATAATTTTCATGTTACAGCTTCCTTTGGACATGTAAGAGATTTGCCAAAAAGTAAAATCGGAGTGGATGTGCAAGATGATTTCAAACCTAGCTATTCAACGATAAGAGGAAAGGGAGATGTAATAAAAACTTTAAAAGATCTTGCTAAAAAATCAGATAAAGTATATTTGGCATCTGACCCGGATAGAGAAGGAGAAGCTATTGCATGGCATATAGCTCAAACATTAAAATTAGATGAAAATGAAGCTAATAGAATAGAGTTTAACGAAATAACAAATGGAGCAATAAGAGAAGCCATAAAAAATCCTAGAAAAGTAGATATAGATAGAGTTAATGCACAACAAGCAAGAAGAATACTTGATAGACTAGTAGGATATGAGATAAGTCCTCTTTTATGGAAGTCAATATCTTCAAATACAAGTGCTGGAAGAGTTCAATCAGTTGCTTTAAAATTAGTATGTGATTTAGAGGATAAAATAAAAAAGTTTATTCCTGAAAAGTTTTGGGATATAAAAGGTGAGTTTGAAAATAAGATGAATCTTTCTCTCTATAAAATAGAAGGAAAAAGATTCGAAAGAGTTACAGATGAGGATATTGTAAAAAATGTTCAGTTAACATTGAATTCAGAATATGCAGTTATTAACTCTAAAGTAACTAAAAAATCTAAAAATCCACCACTGCCATTGAAAACAAGTACATTACAGCAATTATCATCATCATATTTAGGATTTTCAGCTTCAAAAACTATGTCTGTAGCCCAAGGGTTATATGAAGGTATAAGTATAGATGGAAATCAAAAAGGTTTGATAACTTATATGAGAACAGATTCGACAAGAATATCTGATGAAGCTAAAGAAATGGCAAAAAGTTATATAGTTGAAACTTTTGGAAAAGAGTATTTAGGTAAAGAAGGGGTAAAGAAGAAAAAAGATGAAAAAATTCAAGATGCCCATGAAGCTGTTAGACCAACAGATATCTATTTAGAGCCAGATAAAATAAAGAAAGATTTAGCTCCAGATCAGTATAAATTGTATAAATTGATATGGGAAAGATTTATGATATCTCAATTAGCACCAATGCAATATGAGCAATTTGAAATAATTTTAGAAAATGGAGATTACCAATTTAGAGGAACTTTAAACAAAATAATATTTGATGGGTATTATAAAGTGTTTAAGGATGAAGAGGAATTACCACTAGGAGAGTTTCCAACAATAAATGAGGGTGATTTCTTAAAACTGAATAAATTACACATAAAAGAGGATTGGACAAAGGCTCCTTCTAGATTAACAGAGTCATCTTTAGTTAAGAAATTAGAGGCTGATGGAATAGGTAGACCATCTACGTATGCGTCAATAATTGAAACTCTAAAGAAAAGAGAATATGTTGTAATTGAAGGTAAAAGTTTTATTCCAACAGAATTAGGATACGAAATAAAAACGATATTAGAAAAAAACTTTAAAGATATAATGGATGTTAAATTTACAGCTTCTTTAGAAGATGGTTTAGACTTAGTTGAAGAGGGAGAGAGAGATTGGATTGAGATATTAAAAGATTTTTATTCAAAGCTTTCAAAAGATTTAGAGCTTTATAAAATTAAAGTTGAAGAGGAATCGAGTAGAATAATAACTTCAGATGTTCCATGCCCTTGTGGATCTGGAAATATGATTATGAAAAATGGAAGATTTGGAAGATATTTATGTTGTACAGATGAAAATTGTAAGGAAAAATACTCTTTAAAAGGGATTGAAATTCCATTAGAAGATATTAAAAATGGAAATATAAAAGTAAAAGAGTTATTAGAAGAGCAATTAAGAGTTAAACAAGGAAAATTAACAGATGTGTTTTTAAGTAATGGAAGTAGATTACTTCTAAAATTAGGACGTTTTGGTAGTTATTTAGAGAGTGAAAACTTTAAAGAGGATAACGAAAGAGTTTCTTTACCTGGAGAAGTAAAAAAGCTTCTTATGAATGGTTCAATTGAAGAAAAAGATGGAATAGTTCAACTGAAATGGATTATGGATAAAATTCAGAAAGAAGAGGAAGAGATTCTAAAAAATGCTGGAAATTGTGAGAAATGTGGAAGACCATTTAAAATAGGTAGAGGAAGATGGGGAAAATTCTTGGCTTGTACAGGATATCCTGATTGTAAAAATATAAAGAAATTAGAAAAAGATAAAAAAGAGTAG
- the ftsY gene encoding signal recognition particle-docking protein FtsY produces the protein MGFFNKLFGRKKEDKVEEQEEKLEKEVVKEELESLEEQKEEKIDEEEKIDEAVEKAIDDEEKEESTIDQEETKDEVIYVEKPKVEKRSFFTSLKEKLFKSREGLFGTLKNIFTGKSIVDGEMYEELEDTLVQSDIGIEMTLKIVKDLKAEVKARGVKKPEDVYPVLKDVLEGYLITENTKLDIQPGRMNVILIVGVNGVGKTTTIGKIAAKLVKDGKKVVIGAADTFRAAAVEQLEEWVKRAGAEIVKHPEGADPGAVVFDTLKAGEDKNADVVIIDTAGRLHNKNNLMKELEKINNIIKKKIGDQPYESILVLDGTTGQNGLIQARVFNEVTKLTGFIVTKLDGTAKGGILFSISEELKKPIKYIGVGEGIEDLREFNSKEYIQAIFD, from the coding sequence ATGGGATTTTTTAATAAACTTTTCGGTAGAAAAAAAGAGGATAAAGTCGAAGAGCAAGAAGAAAAGTTAGAAAAAGAAGTGGTAAAAGAGGAGCTAGAATCTCTTGAAGAACAAAAAGAAGAGAAGATAGATGAAGAAGAGAAAATAGATGAAGCTGTAGAAAAAGCTATTGATGATGAAGAAAAGGAAGAGTCAACAATAGATCAGGAAGAAACAAAAGATGAGGTAATTTACGTAGAAAAACCAAAAGTTGAAAAAAGAAGCTTTTTTACATCTTTAAAAGAAAAATTATTTAAATCAAGAGAGGGACTGTTTGGAACTTTAAAAAATATTTTTACAGGAAAATCAATAGTAGATGGTGAGATGTATGAAGAGTTAGAAGATACTTTAGTACAATCAGATATTGGTATTGAAATGACTTTGAAGATAGTAAAAGATTTAAAAGCAGAAGTAAAAGCTAGAGGAGTTAAAAAACCTGAAGATGTATACCCAGTATTAAAAGATGTATTAGAAGGATATTTGATTACAGAAAATACTAAATTAGATATTCAACCTGGAAGAATGAATGTAATATTAATAGTTGGAGTAAATGGAGTTGGAAAAACTACAACTATTGGAAAAATTGCAGCTAAATTAGTTAAAGATGGTAAAAAAGTTGTAATAGGTGCAGCGGATACGTTTAGAGCAGCAGCAGTTGAGCAATTAGAAGAATGGGTAAAAAGAGCAGGAGCTGAGATTGTAAAGCATCCAGAGGGAGCAGATCCAGGAGCAGTTGTTTTTGATACTTTAAAGGCTGGAGAAGATAAAAATGCTGATGTTGTAATTATCGATACAGCAGGAAGACTACATAATAAAAATAATCTGATGAAAGAATTAGAAAAAATAAATAATATTATAAAGAAAAAAATAGGAGATCAACCTTACGAGTCAATTTTAGTTTTAGATGGAACTACAGGACAAAATGGATTGATTCAAGCGAGAGTATTTAACGAAGTGACAAAATTAACAGGATTTATTGTCACTAAATTAGATGGAACAGCTAAGGGAGGAATACTATTTAGCATCTCTGAAGAGCTTAAAAAACCTATAAAATATATAGGAGTAGGAGAGGGAATAGAGGATTTAAGAGAGTTTAATAGTAAAGAGTACATACAAGCTATTTTTGACTAA
- the pta gene encoding phosphate acetyltransferase produces the protein MSIIVQIKEKAKTLGNKIVLPEATDERVIRAAAGVVEEKLGTPVLVGNVETIKTFAANLGVSLDGVEIIDPKTTDKLASYVEKLCELRAKKGMTPEEAERLLTTDVNFFGAMMVKMGDVAGMVSGSDSPTANVLRAGLQVVGTKPGVKTVSSVFLMELKHNVETYGEILVFGDCAVIPEPTSEQLADIASEAAITAATVAGLDPKVALMSFSTKGSAKHDSVDVVKRAGEILRERNADFAFEEELQADAALVASVGVKKAPNSKVAGKANVLIFPNLAAGNIGYKLVQRLANAEAYGPLIQGLAAPINDLSRGCSVKDIVDLAAITSVQAGK, from the coding sequence GTGAGCATTATAGTTCAAATTAAAGAAAAAGCAAAAACTTTAGGAAACAAAATAGTTCTTCCTGAGGCTACTGATGAGAGAGTAATCAGAGCAGCTGCAGGAGTAGTTGAGGAGAAGTTAGGAACTCCAGTATTAGTAGGAAATGTAGAAACAATAAAAACATTTGCTGCAAATTTAGGAGTATCTTTAGATGGTGTTGAAATTATCGATCCAAAAACTACTGATAAATTAGCTTCATATGTTGAGAAACTTTGTGAGTTAAGAGCAAAAAAAGGAATGACTCCAGAAGAGGCAGAAAGATTATTAACAACTGATGTTAACTTCTTTGGTGCTATGATGGTTAAAATGGGAGATGTAGCTGGAATGGTTTCAGGATCAGATTCACCCACAGCAAATGTTTTAAGAGCTGGATTACAAGTTGTTGGAACAAAACCAGGAGTAAAAACAGTATCATCAGTATTTTTAATGGAGTTAAAGCATAATGTAGAAACTTACGGAGAAATCTTAGTATTTGGAGATTGTGCTGTAATTCCTGAGCCTACATCAGAGCAATTAGCTGATATCGCATCAGAAGCAGCTATAACGGCAGCTACAGTAGCTGGATTAGATCCAAAAGTTGCACTTATGTCATTCTCTACAAAAGGATCAGCAAAGCATGATTCAGTAGACGTTGTAAAAAGAGCAGGAGAAATTTTAAGAGAAAGAAATGCAGATTTCGCATTTGAAGAGGAGTTACAAGCGGATGCGGCTTTAGTAGCATCAGTAGGAGTTAAAAAAGCTCCAAATTCTAAAGTAGCAGGAAAAGCTAATGTATTAATATTCCCTAACTTAGCAGCAGGAAATATTGGATATAAATTAGTTCAAAGATTAGCTAATGCAGAGGCATATGGTCCTTTAATTCAAGGATTAGCAGCTCCAATAAATGACTTATCA
- the trmFO gene encoding methylenetetrahydrofolate--tRNA-(uracil(54)-C(5))-methyltransferase (FADH(2)-oxidizing) TrmFO, with translation MTNKEVVVIGAGLAGSEAAYQLAKSGVKVKLYEMRPKVSTEAHKSEKFAELVCSNSLGGDHLGNASGLMKEELRRMGSLLIEIADEVKVPAGQALAVDREGFSEKVTEKLHSMENIEIINEELKEIPKDKIVIVASGPLTSDELSKNIGKTLEQEYLYFYDAAAPIVTLESIDKDKVFFQSRYDKGEGEYINCPMNKEEYETFYEALISAERAPLKKFEEEKLFEACMPVERIAQRGFKTLLFGPLKPKGLINPKTGKEEFAVVQLRQDDKDGKLYNLVGFQTNLKWGEQKRVFSMIPGLENAEFVRYGVMHRNTFINSTKLLTPALNLKNNEDIYFAGQITGGEGYVCAIATGLMAATNILRKMDGKAPLILDDRSSIGAIIKYITEEKKNFQPMGPNFGVIKSLDERIRDKKEKYNKISKIALEYLDEKLNQEK, from the coding sequence ATGACAAATAAAGAAGTAGTAGTAATAGGAGCTGGATTAGCTGGTTCGGAGGCAGCATACCAATTAGCAAAAAGTGGAGTTAAAGTAAAATTATATGAAATGAGACCAAAAGTTTCAACGGAAGCTCATAAAAGTGAAAAGTTTGCTGAATTAGTATGTAGTAATTCTTTAGGAGGAGATCATTTAGGGAATGCTTCTGGATTAATGAAGGAAGAGCTAAGAAGAATGGGGTCTTTACTTATTGAAATTGCAGATGAAGTTAAAGTTCCTGCAGGACAAGCTCTAGCTGTAGATAGAGAAGGGTTTTCAGAAAAGGTAACAGAGAAGTTACATTCTATGGAAAATATTGAAATAATAAATGAAGAGTTGAAAGAGATTCCAAAAGATAAAATAGTTATCGTTGCTAGTGGGCCATTAACATCGGATGAGCTATCTAAAAATATTGGAAAAACATTAGAGCAGGAATATCTATATTTTTATGATGCAGCAGCTCCAATTGTAACTTTAGAGTCAATCGATAAAGATAAAGTATTTTTCCAATCAAGATATGATAAGGGAGAAGGAGAATATATTAACTGTCCAATGAATAAAGAGGAGTATGAAACTTTTTATGAAGCTTTAATATCAGCAGAAAGAGCTCCTTTAAAAAAGTTTGAAGAGGAAAAATTATTTGAGGCATGTATGCCAGTTGAAAGAATAGCTCAAAGAGGATTTAAAACTCTACTATTTGGACCATTAAAACCAAAAGGATTAATAAATCCAAAAACTGGAAAAGAGGAATTTGCAGTAGTTCAGTTAAGACAAGACGATAAAGATGGAAAGTTATATAATTTAGTAGGATTTCAGACAAATTTAAAGTGGGGAGAACAAAAGAGAGTATTCTCAATGATACCAGGACTTGAAAATGCAGAGTTTGTAAGATATGGAGTTATGCATAGAAATACATTTATAAATTCAACAAAGCTATTAACACCAGCATTAAATTTAAAAAATAATGAAGATATATACTTTGCAGGACAAATAACTGGTGGAGAAGGATATGTTTGTGCTATTGCTACTGGATTAATGGCGGCAACTAACATTCTTAGAAAAATGGATGGGAAAGCACCATTAATATTAGATGATAGAAGCTCAATTGGAGCAATTATTAAATATATTACAGAGGAAAAGAAAAATTTCCAACCAATGGGACCTAATTTTGGTGTAATAAAATCTTTAGATGAAAGAATAAGAGATAAAAAAGAGAAGTATAATAAAATATCAAAAATAGCTTTAGAATATTTAGATGAAAAGTTAAATCAAGAGAAATAA
- a CDS encoding tyrosine-type recombinase/integrase — protein sequence MDTLNLLGDIKEFLYHCEFAKGKSLNTIKSLRIDLYRFNEYIIKCNDLKKISDIDGFNFREFLVELQGCDIGKRSLNRKISSIKSFFKYLKDTGKIKSNPAQLIVAPSYDRGIPEVLELEEIVRFRKAIELKNYHSLRDRLIVELLYSSGITSQELLGLGEDVFNLESREVVVTSFKKYRTVFFSERTKNFFKRYIVAKKEKLGSKYNKEILFVNGSGGRLTDRSLRRLIDRYGVKAGITKEISPHSFRHTFAVHMLEHGISLLQLQKLLGHSNLDSTKIYLEALEKKRRKELSKEIEIK from the coding sequence ATGGATACTCTTAATTTATTAGGGGATATAAAAGAGTTTTTATATCATTGTGAGTTCGCAAAAGGAAAGAGCTTAAATACAATAAAGTCATTAAGAATAGATCTATATAGATTTAATGAATATATTATAAAATGTAATGATTTAAAAAAAATTTCTGATATAGATGGATTTAATTTTAGAGAGTTTTTAGTAGAACTTCAAGGGTGTGATATAGGGAAGAGATCTTTAAATAGAAAAATCTCATCTATAAAATCATTTTTTAAATATTTGAAGGATACGGGGAAAATAAAAAGTAATCCAGCTCAATTAATAGTAGCGCCAAGCTATGATAGAGGAATTCCTGAAGTTCTTGAATTAGAAGAGATAGTAAGATTTAGAAAAGCAATAGAGTTAAAAAATTATCACAGCTTGAGAGATAGGTTGATTGTAGAACTTCTTTACTCAAGTGGAATAACATCACAAGAATTACTAGGTTTAGGAGAAGATGTTTTTAATCTAGAGAGTAGAGAAGTTGTTGTAACAAGTTTTAAAAAATATAGAACTGTATTTTTTAGTGAGAGAACAAAAAATTTCTTCAAAAGATATATAGTAGCTAAAAAGGAAAAGTTAGGATCTAAATATAATAAAGAGATACTTTTTGTTAACGGATCTGGTGGAAGATTAACTGACCGTTCTTTAAGAAGACTTATAGATAGATACGGTGTTAAAGCAGGAATAACAAAGGAGATAAGTCCACATAGTTTTAGACATACATTTGCTGTTCACATGTTAGAGCATGGTATTAGCTTATTGCAGTTACAAAAATTATTAGGTCACTCAAATTTAGATTCAACAAAAATATATTTAGAAGCTTTAGAGAAAAAAAGAAGAAAAGAACTGTCTAAAGAGATAGAAATCAAATGA
- the yqeH gene encoding ribosome biogenesis GTPase YqeH, which produces MTKKCIGCGIELQGENPNSNGYLPKSVLEGDNKELLCQRCFKIKNYGQYIPIKMTKEDYRQEVKKSLAEADVAIPVFDIIDFEGSFDDEILDILREMESIVVINKLDLIPDEKHPSEVADWVKGRLGEEGISPLDIAIVSSKNGYGINGIFKKIKHFYPDGAKALVLGVTNVGKSSIINKLIGAKRVTVSKFPGTTLKSVKTEIPFSKITLIDTPGLIPSGRFSDFVCQECNQNIIPANEISRKTYKVQEDRVILIGGMIQMRVLNDDDLKPIFSLYASKDVTFHETNVEKAKELMQKADFLTPPCENCRDEFNSLEKDVEVYTVETGEELVFKGLGWLSVKRGPLKVEITSPKGGEIIIREAFIKPKR; this is translated from the coding sequence ATGACGAAAAAATGTATAGGATGTGGAATTGAACTTCAAGGAGAGAATCCTAATTCTAATGGATATTTGCCGAAATCAGTTTTAGAAGGGGATAATAAAGAATTACTTTGTCAAAGATGTTTTAAGATAAAAAATTATGGGCAGTATATTCCTATAAAAATGACAAAAGAGGATTATAGACAAGAAGTTAAAAAAAGTTTAGCAGAAGCAGATGTAGCAATACCTGTTTTTGATATTATCGATTTTGAAGGATCATTTGATGATGAGATTCTTGATATTTTAAGAGAGATGGAATCAATTGTTGTAATTAATAAGTTAGATTTAATACCAGATGAAAAACATCCATCAGAAGTTGCAGATTGGGTTAAAGGAAGATTAGGAGAAGAGGGAATTTCTCCTTTAGATATAGCTATAGTAAGTTCTAAAAATGGATATGGAATAAATGGAATATTTAAGAAAATCAAGCATTTTTATCCTGATGGAGCTAAAGCTTTAGTTTTAGGAGTAACAAATGTTGGGAAATCTAGTATTATAAATAAGCTTATAGGTGCTAAAAGAGTAACAGTATCAAAATTCCCAGGAACAACTTTAAAAAGTGTTAAAACAGAGATTCCATTCTCAAAAATAACTTTAATTGATACTCCGGGATTAATTCCTAGTGGAAGATTTTCTGATTTTGTATGTCAAGAGTGTAATCAAAATATAATTCCTGCTAATGAGATTTCAAGAAAAACTTATAAAGTTCAAGAAGATAGAGTTATATTAATTGGTGGAATGATTCAAATGAGAGTTTTAAACGATGACGATTTAAAACCGATATTTTCATTATATGCATCTAAAGATGTAACATTCCATGAAACAAATGTAGAAAAAGCAAAAGAGTTAATGCAAAAAGCAGACTTTTTAACTCCACCGTGTGAAAATTGTAGAGATGAATTTAACTCTTTAGAAAAAGATGTAGAAGTTTATACAGTGGAAACAGGGGAAGAGTTAGTCTTTAAAGGACTAGGATGGTTATCTGTAAAAAGAGGGCCTTTAAAAGTGGAAATAACATCACCAAAGGGTGGAGAAATAATTATTAGAGAAGCTTTTATAAAGCCAAAAAGATAA
- a CDS encoding NAD(P)/FAD-dependent oxidoreductase, which translates to MYDIIFLGGGQAGVFGAYEAIKKNKDLKILVLDKGRMLTQRVCPKEKLGTCVKCPTCAIIYGVSGAGAFSDSKFNMDYRVGGDVHVLTGKVIVNETIQYVADIYKDFGFDEKPSGLEYNQVMLDLKKRCIENNVQLVDTPTMHLGTDGSRELYTKLVNSLLEKGVEFITERSAEGLIIENGEIKGVTVKNKKDEVENYFAKNVVIGLGRSGAKKLMEMCEESGVSYETGAVDLGVRVEIPDLVMKDINENFYEAKMIYHTTKYRDKMRTFCSNPSGFIAAEKHSDDVVLANGHAYKDKKSQNTNLALLCTKTFTQPFKQPFEYATAIAKMSSMLTGGKILMQSYGDLKVGRRSTDESIARLNIIPTTEDYVAGDIALACPKRILDNIIEFIEVHDKITPGFASSDLLLYFPEIKFRSTRIKIDANMETNIKGLYAAGDSSGYGSGLNIAAVMGILAVRHIISK; encoded by the coding sequence ATGTACGATATTATATTTTTAGGTGGAGGACAAGCTGGGGTTTTTGGAGCTTACGAAGCTATTAAAAAGAATAAGGATTTAAAGATTTTAGTTTTAGACAAAGGTAGAATGTTAACACAAAGAGTTTGTCCAAAAGAAAAGCTAGGAACATGTGTAAAGTGTCCAACTTGTGCAATAATTTATGGAGTTTCAGGAGCTGGAGCTTTTTCGGACTCTAAATTTAATATGGATTATAGAGTTGGTGGAGATGTTCATGTTTTAACTGGAAAAGTAATTGTAAATGAAACTATTCAATATGTAGCAGATATATATAAAGATTTTGGATTTGATGAAAAACCATCTGGTTTAGAGTACAACCAAGTTATGTTAGATTTAAAGAAAAGATGTATTGAAAATAATGTACAGTTAGTAGATACACCAACAATGCACTTGGGAACAGATGGATCAAGAGAACTATATACAAAATTAGTAAATTCTTTATTAGAAAAAGGTGTAGAGTTTATAACTGAAAGATCTGCTGAAGGATTAATAATAGAGAATGGTGAAATAAAAGGAGTAACTGTAAAAAATAAAAAAGATGAAGTTGAAAATTACTTCGCAAAAAATGTTGTAATTGGACTTGGAAGAAGTGGTGCAAAAAAACTGATGGAGATGTGTGAAGAGTCAGGAGTATCATATGAGACAGGTGCAGTTGATTTAGGTGTAAGAGTAGAGATACCTGATTTAGTAATGAAGGATATTAACGAAAATTTCTACGAAGCAAAGATGATTTATCATACAACAAAATATAGAGATAAGATGAGAACTTTCTGTTCAAATCCAAGTGGATTTATAGCTGCAGAAAAGCATAGTGACGATGTAGTGTTAGCAAATGGCCATGCATATAAAGATAAGAAATCTCAAAATACAAACTTAGCTTTATTATGTACAAAAACATTTACACAACCATTTAAGCAACCATTTGAATATGCAACTGCTATAGCGAAGATGTCATCAATGTTAACTGGTGGTAAGATATTAATGCAATCTTACGGAGATTTAAAAGTGGGAAGAAGATCAACAGATGAATCTATAGCTAGATTAAATATAATTCCTACAACAGAGGATTACGTAGCTGGAGATATTGCTTTAGCATGTCCAAAGAGAATTTTAGATAATATTATAGAATTTATAGAAGTTCACGACAAAATAACTCCTGGATTTGCATCAAGTGATTTATTACTATATTTCCCTGAGATAAAATTTAGAAGTACAAGAATAAAAATAGATGCTAATATGGAAACTAATATAAAAGGATTATATGCCGCAGGAGACAGCTCAGGATACGGAAGTGGATTAAATATAGCTGCAGTAATGGGGATACTAGCCGTAAGACATATAATTTCTAAATAA